ATAAAATCGACCTTTTGAACGATTTGATAGATAAGGCGAAGGTAAATActtcaacaaaattacACAACAATGGCATATTACGACCTACGACAGAACAATCGCATTATTcaactttgaaagatattcCTAATAAGACTAATATCATAgatgaaaagattcaatcGGCCATAGATCTGCTTGACTTCAACTCATGGGTAGAACTATACAACTTAAGTGAACGAATCCTGCTGCAATAtacagaaaataatatgaatgaaaatgatgacaTGGTTCTTCCGAAGCAGTTACAAATcttattcaatgaaatgCAAATTGAGACGCCGGATCTACAACCATCCAAAACCAGAAGAAAGCCCACATCGAGTATCAGTGCAAGACTAAACATGTTGAAAACTCCTAATGGTGCAAGTAACATCAAGAACTATTACAGCGCTACCCAGAATTCATTGCCTGGTGTCAAATTCAACGTATCCGAGAGTGTACCTGGTACAAAGAGGGTCTCATCGTCGTCTTCCTCGCCATCGTCTACCGACAATCCTACATCTTCTAGACGTACCATCCATAGAGTTCAGCagagaaagagaaatagtgttattcattattagacgatatatatatatatatatatttttcaatgaatatgTGCATgtaatgataaaatattttgcagAAGCGAAGATCATAAAAGGATGAAAAAT
This is a stretch of genomic DNA from Kazachstania africana CBS 2517 chromosome 8, complete genome. It encodes these proteins:
- the KAFR0H00740 gene encoding uncharacterized protein (similar to Saccharomyces cerevisiae SHE3 (YBR130C); ancestral locus Anc_3.393) — protein: MAHPLSRTPSNFFESEIEHLLSEEDDRDSKRTSQEAASPHYESSSKMIESLYEKIDNLTNTNLKLTVQSRELLDRLEALNNKEVKSREYISAYSSESENLNIMLQRKVRKIKDLDNKINELKSTYEKAKIENDTLMETYNHSHGNEKTIKDNINKFKTQYDYELNNFKLQKDEFLNKIDLLNDLIDKAKVNTSTKLHNNGILRPTTEQSHYSTLKDIPNKTNIIDEKIQSAIDLLDFNSWVELYNLSERILLQYTENNMNENDDMVLPKQLQILFNEMQIETPDLQPSKTRRKPTSSISARLNMLKTPNGASNIKNYYSATQNSLPGVKFNVSESVPGTKRVSSSSSSPSSTDNPTSSRRTIHRVQQRKRNSVIHY